A region from the Helcococcus ovis genome encodes:
- a CDS encoding IS256 family transposase, whose protein sequence is MGRKRPETAKSRLAKQLIESYDIKTAQDIQEALKDLLGETIESMLKAELDEHLDYEYGQTPLSINTRNGSSKKTVKSSIGELEINIPRDRDASFEPQILKKYDKDISNVEAQIISMYSKGMTTRDISSHIKDIYGFGVSAGLVSSITNKILPTIDEWQNRPLDKVYPFVFIDAIHYHVRENGLIVKKAVYIALGYNINGFKEILGMWIGENETSKYWLMVLNQMKDRGLEDILIISSDNLPGISQAIEAVFPKTEIQKCIIHQIRNSTKFVSYKDLKDLMKDLKMVYQAKNEKTALQNLENFEEKWAKKYPGCVKSWKNNWAELSTYFKYPKDIRRLIYTTNSIENFNRQLREVTKNKAIFTNDYALAKSLYLAMVDASNKWTSRMNQWDLIISQLSIYFEGRI, encoded by the coding sequence ATGGGAAGAAAAAGACCAGAAACAGCAAAAAGTAGATTAGCAAAACAATTAATAGAGTCATATGATATAAAAACTGCTCAAGATATACAAGAAGCATTAAAAGACTTGCTAGGAGAAACGATAGAAAGCATGTTAAAAGCAGAACTTGATGAGCATTTGGATTATGAATATGGACAAACACCACTTTCAATAAATACAAGAAATGGAAGTAGTAAAAAAACAGTTAAATCTAGCATTGGAGAACTAGAAATAAATATACCAAGAGATAGAGATGCAAGTTTTGAGCCACAAATATTGAAAAAATACGATAAAGATATTTCAAATGTTGAAGCACAAATAATATCAATGTATTCTAAAGGTATGACAACAAGAGATATTTCATCACACATTAAAGATATATATGGTTTTGGAGTATCAGCAGGACTTGTAAGCAGCATTACAAATAAAATATTACCAACTATTGATGAGTGGCAAAATAGACCTTTAGATAAGGTTTATCCTTTTGTATTCATAGATGCAATACACTATCATGTAAGAGAAAATGGTCTAATAGTAAAAAAAGCTGTATACATAGCTTTAGGATATAACATAAATGGTTTTAAGGAAATATTAGGAATGTGGATTGGAGAAAATGAAACATCTAAATATTGGCTAATGGTTCTAAATCAAATGAAAGATAGAGGTTTGGAAGATATTTTAATAATATCAAGTGATAATTTACCAGGAATAAGTCAAGCAATAGAAGCAGTATTTCCAAAAACAGAAATACAAAAATGTATAATTCATCAAATAAGAAATTCAACAAAATTTGTATCATATAAAGATTTAAAAGACTTAATGAAAGACTTAAAAATGGTATACCAAGCAAAAAATGAGAAAACAGCATTACAAAATTTGGAAAACTTTGAAGAAAAATGGGCAAAGAAATATCCCGGATGTGTAAAAAGTTGGAAGAATAATTGGGCTGAACTTTCAACATATTTTAAGTATCCAAAAGATATAAGAAGATTAATATATACAACAAACTCAATAGAAAATTTTAATAGACAGTTAAGAGAAGTAACTAAAAATAAAGCAATATTTACAAATGATTATGCACTAGCTAAAAGTCTGTATTTAGCAATGGTAGATGCATCAAATAAATGGACAAGTAGAATGAATCAATGGGATTTAATAATATCTCAATTATCTATTTATTTTGAAGGTAGAATTTAA
- a CDS encoding YSIRK-type signal peptide-containing protein (The YSIRK form of extended signal peptide directs nascent proteins to the cross-wall site, while signal peptides lacking YSIRK direct proteins instead to the cell pole. A large fraction of YSIRK proteins are surface proteins anchored by sortase-mediated processing of a C-terminal LPXTG motif.): MKGQNKNRIIRYSIRKLSIGVVSVVVGAFTILGVSNIYGADFSRGGVVYAAEENSEDGLTREELNKIKENIKSKIDKIDDARFSSVIDGIYSRINSAKNLDDLIDVVFDSIHKTALSTPPHDLINAFFDNTIYLTKSEEKKIIEQVLFNSRNENFLKKGIIKNILSSIISKNAKNARILKSIFDNASKVLLDKDGNYFSKSENILEAKTAKIKELINDKDFRNIEVDSLVRETPLLISKMEKENEAINKLKSEVNKMKNIEDIDRLNLRIKRAQNLEELKKYETEVDLIIGLEKLEYLSDDDMNHYRELLRKEIIKSTQEEAIKGMKVLLDNAIERNSDKKKIAEKISDLKYISESDKSFYINNVKTANGVDSANVALELANEKNTAAKAVKDYARKPTQSNFNDAYDLTSGKYPDLNEKLIDVASKIELGTNNFSEAWNKEDETERARQLEIIEYKEKAKKEIDGLKTITEHSKNLAKKLIDEASNKEDVDKIVAEAKILENRKMKEKAKKEIDGLKTITEHSKNLAKKLIDEASNKEDVDKIVAEAKRLEDRKLKERERLLKEAKEKEKRAKINKDLEGLSDAWKKEDLDGRKSQLDRIKPIQPEKPSVPWTPLTPATPIKPIKPITKVNPHLLTEESVKYVKGSMKDIVIKTDAEISSFVEVRVGGKVLDPSNYEVKDGSTMVTLKNSYLEKLPLGKYVIEVVSKETDKYYSAILKTTLTVVEDKVSDDKPQVEKPEVEQPQVEKPQPQQKPSENNQNPETGDLGVVTSVVTALAAGAALVATRKKDE, from the coding sequence ATGAAAGGACAAAATAAAAATAGAATAATAAGATATTCTATAAGAAAATTATCCATAGGAGTAGTGTCTGTTGTAGTAGGGGCATTTACTATACTTGGCGTATCGAACATCTATGGTGCTGATTTTTCTAGGGGGGGGGTAGTGTATGCTGCTGAGGAAAATTCAGAGGATGGATTAACTAGAGAAGAGCTTAATAAGATTAAAGAGAATATAAAGAGTAAAATTGATAAAATTGATGATGCGAGATTTAGTTCAGTGATTGATGGAATTTATAGTAGAATTAATAGTGCTAAAAATTTGGATGATTTGATTGATGTAGTATTTGATAGTATACATAAAACTGCATTAAGTACTCCTCCTCATGATTTAATAAATGCATTTTTTGATAATACTATATATTTAACTAAATCTGAGGAAAAAAAAATAATTGAACAAGTTTTGTTTAATAGTAGAAATGAAAATTTTTTAAAAAAAGGTATTATTAAAAATATATTAAGCTCAATTATTTCAAAAAATGCTAAAAATGCTAGAATTTTAAAATCTATTTTTGATAATGCTTCAAAAGTTTTATTAGACAAAGATGGAAATTATTTTAGTAAATCTGAAAATATTTTAGAAGCAAAAACTGCGAAAATAAAAGAATTAATTAATGATAAAGATTTCAGAAATATTGAAGTGGATTCACTTGTTAGAGAAACTCCGTTGTTAATATCTAAAATGGAAAAAGAAAATGAAGCTATAAATAAATTAAAGTCTGAAGTAAATAAAATGAAAAACATAGAAGATATTGATAGACTAAATTTAAGAATAAAAAGGGCTCAAAACTTAGAAGAACTTAAGAAGTATGAAACAGAAGTTGATTTAATAATAGGATTAGAGAAATTAGAATATCTAAGTGATGATGATATGAATCATTACAGGGAGTTGCTAAGAAAAGAGATAATAAAAAGTACACAAGAAGAAGCTATAAAAGGCATGAAGGTTTTGCTAGACAATGCTATAGAAAGAAATTCAGATAAGAAGAAAATAGCTGAAAAAATTAGTGATTTAAAATACATAAGTGAAAGTGATAAGTCTTTTTATATAAATAATGTAAAAACAGCAAATGGAGTTGATTCTGCTAATGTTGCTTTAGAGTTAGCGAATGAAAAAAATACAGCGGCTAAGGCTGTGAAAGATTATGCACGAAAACCAACACAATCCAATTTCAATGATGCTTATGATTTAACAAGTGGAAAGTATCCTGATTTAAATGAAAAATTAATAGATGTAGCAAGTAAGATTGAGTTAGGAACAAATAATTTTTCTGAAGCATGGAATAAAGAAGATGAAACAGAAAGAGCACGTCAACTAGAAATCATTGAATATAAAGAAAAAGCTAAAAAAGAGATAGATGGATTAAAAACAATAACAGAACACTCAAAGAATTTAGCAAAGAAATTAATAGACGAAGCTTCAAATAAAGAAGATGTAGATAAAATAGTAGCAGAAGCTAAAATTTTAGAAAATAGAAAAATGAAAGAAAAAGCTAAAAAAGAGATAGATGGATTAAAAACAATAACAGAACACTCAAAGAATTTAGCAAAGAAATTAATAGATGAAGCTTCAAATAAGGAAGATGTAGATAAAATAGTAGCAGAAGCTAAAAGATTAGAAGATAGAAAATTAAAAGAAAGAGAAAGATTACTAAAAGAAGCAAAGGAAAAAGAAAAGAGAGCTAAGATAAATAAAGATTTAGAAGGTCTATCAGATGCTTGGAAGAAAGAAGATTTGGATGGTAGAAAATCTCAATTAGATAGAATAAAACCAATACAACCTGAAAAACCAAGTGTGCCATGGACACCATTAACACCTGCAACACCAATTAAACCAATTAAACCAATTACAAAGGTAAACCCACATCTATTAACTGAAGAATCAGTAAAATATGTAAAAGGTTCAATGAAAGACATTGTAATCAAGACAGATGCGGAAATTTCATCATTTGTAGAAGTTAGAGTTGGTGGAAAAGTATTAGATCCTTCAAATTACGAAGTAAAAGATGGAAGCACAATGGTTACATTGAAAAATTCCTACTTGGAAAAATTGCCATTAGGAAAATATGTGATAGAAGTGGTATCAAAAGAAACAGATAAATACTATTCAGCAATCTTAAAGACAACATTAACAGTTGTTGAAGATAAGGTTTCAGATGACAAGCCACAAGTAGAAAAACCAGAAGTGGAACAACCACAAGTAGAAAAACCACAACCACAACAAAAACCATCTGAAAATAACCAAAATCCTGAAACAGGAGATTTAGGTGTGGTGACAAGTGTAGTGACTGCATTAGCAGCAGGAGCAGCATTAGTTGCAACAAGAAAAAAAGATGAATAA
- a CDS encoding YSIRK-type signal peptide-containing protein (The YSIRK form of extended signal peptide directs nascent proteins to the cross-wall site, while signal peptides lacking YSIRK direct proteins instead to the cell pole. A large fraction of YSIRK proteins are surface proteins anchored by sortase-mediated processing of a C-terminal LPXTG motif.), producing MKGQNKNRILRYSIRKLSIGVVSCVVGAFTILGISSNSHDADFSRLGVVYAESSESLVDKYNKTIISVVDNRVYLILEGFKKNIREVSQITKFELIFYNEEFDNINVVNFKNSVDNRKIILSDTFEKKFLDGNYKFKIKITDSRLDEKILYLSKSDSKLLLTDFNTKIEKTLSPEQEKEKIKKDKEKEREREKEREREKEREREKEREREKEREKEREREKEKEKDEDKPQGDEPQGDKPQADSPEDDSKTEETDKPQAENPGEESKNGNISGELKEDELNKYGLTDEEFNKVKENLKSKIGKIKFERFGHLIDGINAAKNLDELINVVFDNIYETADSIYPIDLIKSIFNNTLYLNKSEESQLSTDILNNSRDKVLLEPIKRNLNNIISKGAQNSRELKNILNKSLKVLLDTNKNHISDSVKKLKDKLIKIKKIIEEKDFRNGKVDSLIKETSKLISEIEKEKKAKIKKALEGLSDAWKKEDLDGRKSQLDRIKPVKPEKPSVPWTPLTPSTPIKPINPINPINPITKIKPHLLTEESVKYEKGSMKNIVIKTDAEISSFVEVRVGGKVLDPSNYELKDGSTMVTLKNSYLEKLPLGKYVIEVVSKETDKYYSAILKTTLTVVEDKISDDKPQVEKPEVEKPQVEKPEEEKPQQKPSENNQNPETGDLGVVTSVVTALAAGAALVATRKKDE from the coding sequence ATGAAAGGACAAAATAAAAATAGAATATTAAGATATTCTATAAGAAAATTATCTATAGGAGTTGTCTCATGTGTAGTAGGAGCATTTACTATATTAGGTATTTCATCTAACAGCCATGATGCTGATTTTTCTAGGCTGGGGGTAGTGTATGCTGAATCTAGTGAATCATTAGTAGATAAATATAATAAAACCATTATTAGTGTTGTTGATAATAGAGTATATTTGATTTTAGAAGGTTTTAAGAAAAATATAAGAGAAGTATCTCAAATAACTAAATTTGAATTAATATTTTATAATGAAGAATTTGATAACATAAATGTTGTAAATTTTAAAAATAGTGTTGATAATAGAAAAATTATATTATCTGATACATTTGAAAAAAAATTTTTAGATGGAAATTATAAATTTAAGATTAAAATAACAGATTCTAGATTAGATGAGAAAATTTTATATCTAAGTAAAAGTGATAGCAAACTTTTATTAACGGATTTTAATACAAAGATTGAAAAGACCTTATCTCCTGAACAGGAAAAAGAAAAAATTAAGAAAGATAAAGAAAAAGAAAGAGAAAGGGAAAAAGAAAGAGAAAGGGAAAAAGAAAGAGAAAGAGAAAAAGAAAGAGAAAGGGAAAAAGAAAGAGAAAAAGAAAGAGAAAGAGAAAAAGAAAAAGAAAAAGATGAAGATAAACCTCAAGGTGACGAACCTCAAGGAGATAAACCTCAAGCAGATAGCCCGGAAGATGATTCTAAAACAGAAGAAACAGACAAACCTCAAGCAGAAAACCCAGGTGAAGAGTCTAAAAATGGTAATATAAGTGGTGAATTAAAAGAAGATGAGTTAAATAAGTATGGATTAACTGATGAGGAATTTAATAAAGTTAAAGAGAATTTAAAGAGTAAAATAGGTAAAATTAAATTTGAAAGATTTGGTCATTTAATTGATGGAATTAATGCGGCTAAAAATTTAGATGAATTAATTAATGTTGTGTTTGATAATATATATGAAACCGCAGATAGTATATATCCGATAGACTTAATAAAGTCAATATTTAATAATACATTGTACTTAAATAAATCTGAAGAATCTCAATTAAGTACAGATATTTTAAACAATAGTAGAGATAAGGTTTTATTAGAACCGATTAAACGTAATTTAAACAATATTATTTCAAAAGGAGCTCAAAATAGTAGAGAATTAAAAAATATTTTAAATAAATCCTTAAAAGTTTTATTAGATACAAATAAGAATCATATTAGTGATTCTGTAAAAAAATTAAAAGATAAATTGATAAAAATAAAAAAAATAATTGAAGAAAAAGATTTTAGGAATGGTAAGGTAGATTCTCTTATAAAAGAAACTTCAAAATTAATTTCTGAAATAGAAAAAGAAAAGAAAGCAAAAATAAAGAAAGCTTTAGAAGGTCTATCAGATGCTTGGAAGAAAGAAGATTTGGATGGTAGAAAATCTCAATTAGATAGAATAAAACCGGTAAAACCTGAAAAACCAAGTGTGCCATGGACACCATTAACACCTTCAACACCAATTAAACCAATTAATCCAATTAATCCAATTAATCCAATTACAAAGATAAAACCACATCTATTAACTGAAGAATCAGTAAAATATGAAAAAGGTTCAATGAAAAACATTGTAATCAAGACAGATGCGGAAATTTCATCATTTGTAGAAGTTAGAGTTGGTGGAAAAGTATTAGATCCTTCAAATTATGAACTAAAAGATGGAAGCACAATGGTTACATTGAAAAATTCCTACTTGGAAAAATTGCCATTAGGAAAATATGTGATAGAAGTGGTATCAAAAGAAACAGATAAATACTATTCAGCAATCTTAAAGACAACATTAACAGTTGTTGAAGATAAGATTTCAGATGACAAGCCACAAGTAGAAAAACCAGAAGTGGAAAAACCACAAGTAGAAAAACCAGAAGAGGAAAAACCACAACAAAAACCATCTGAAAATAACCAAAATCCTGAAACAGGAGATTTAGGTGTAGTGACAAGTGTAGTGACTGCATTAGCAGCAGGAGCAGCATTGGTTGCAACAAGAAAAAAAGATGAATAA
- a CDS encoding diphosphate--fructose-6-phosphate 1-phosphotransferase — MNCLVGQSGGPTSVINSSLSGVIQAAFDNDFRIFGCKNGIEGLLTSDIVEFNKEKFENANGKERLKKRPSSILGSCRFRLPDNMEDEIYVKIFEQLKKYDISIFVYIGGNDSMDTVLKLNKYMQYKGINWINICGSPKTIDNDLMLMDHSPGFGSAAKFIVNTIVDIRKDVDIYKKKTVTIVEIMGRNAGWLAASSLLANYNRRRKIVNLVYLSEMKINKEQIIEDIKKSHEKEDNLIIVISEGFVDAKNNFKREIERTYDEGFNHPIISGMSRRLSEYIYQQLDIKTKAVELSIVQRVNHLISKTDSEEAFNLGYKSLEIAKSTTNMVPVIIREESDTYKPKYEYIESEIIANKEKKVPKEWFETQETLERKIIEYALPLIKGEVIQDYEDGILQYISLGEIINMED; from the coding sequence ATGAATTGTTTAGTTGGACAGTCCGGGGGACCTACAAGTGTTATTAATTCTTCATTGTCAGGAGTGATTCAAGCTGCATTTGATAATGATTTTAGAATTTTCGGCTGCAAAAATGGTATAGAGGGATTATTAACTAGTGATATAGTTGAATTTAATAAAGAAAAATTTGAAAATGCGAATGGAAAAGAAAGACTAAAAAAAAGACCTTCTTCAATATTAGGTTCATGTAGATTTAGACTTCCTGATAATATGGAAGATGAAATTTATGTTAAAATTTTTGAGCAATTAAAAAAATATGACATCTCTATTTTTGTATATATTGGTGGTAATGATTCAATGGATACAGTTTTGAAATTGAATAAATACATGCAATATAAAGGGATAAATTGGATTAATATATGTGGTTCGCCCAAAACAATTGATAATGACTTAATGTTAATGGATCATTCACCCGGATTTGGATCAGCTGCAAAATTTATTGTAAATACAATCGTTGATATTAGAAAAGACGTAGACATTTACAAGAAAAAAACTGTTACAATAGTTGAAATAATGGGAAGAAATGCCGGTTGGTTAGCTGCCAGTTCTCTGTTAGCAAATTATAATAGACGTAGAAAAATTGTAAACTTGGTTTATTTATCAGAAATGAAGATAAACAAAGAACAAATAATTGAAGATATCAAAAAATCTCATGAAAAAGAAGATAATTTGATAATAGTAATATCAGAAGGCTTTGTTGATGCAAAAAATAACTTTAAGAGAGAAATTGAACGAACATATGATGAGGGATTTAACCATCCGATTATTTCAGGTATGTCAAGAAGACTTTCAGAATATATCTATCAGCAACTTGATATTAAAACAAAAGCTGTAGAATTGAGTATTGTTCAAAGAGTAAATCACTTAATTAGTAAGACTGACTCAGAAGAAGCTTTCAATTTAGGATATAAATCACTAGAGATTGCTAAATCAACTACTAATATGGTACCTGTAATTATAAGGGAGGAGTCTGATACATATAAGCCAAAATATGAATATATTGAATCCGAAATAATTGCAAATAAAGAAAAAAAAGTTCCTAAAGAATGGTTTGAAACTCAAGAAACACTTGAAAGAAAAATTATTGAATATGCTTTACCGCTGATTAAAGGTGAAGTTATTCAAGATTATGAAGATGGTATATTACAATATATATCACTGGGGGAGATAATTAATATGGAAGATTAA
- a CDS encoding deoxynucleoside kinase — protein MGGDKYVIVLAGMIGAGKTTYTRYISEHFGSEAFYESVSDNPILQKFYHDKERWGFALQVHFLNTRFKSIKEALLHKNNVLDRSIYEDSLFTQINYEQGNITEEEMNIYNSLLENMMEEIDGMPKKSPDLLIYLRGSFDKHMQHIKKRGRDYEQEDKQVEYFKLLHSRYDKWFSKYDKSPTLVFSIDELSIENPEDRKYILETIETKLEEIRG, from the coding sequence ATGGGAGGAGACAAATACGTGATAGTTTTAGCTGGAATGATTGGAGCCGGAAAAACAACATATACCAGATATATTTCTGAGCATTTTGGTAGTGAGGCATTTTATGAAAGTGTTTCTGATAATCCAATTTTACAAAAATTTTACCATGATAAAGAAAGATGGGGTTTTGCTCTTCAAGTTCATTTCTTAAACACAAGATTTAAGAGTATTAAAGAAGCATTATTACACAAAAATAATGTGCTTGACAGATCAATTTATGAAGATTCTCTGTTTACACAAATTAACTACGAGCAAGGAAATATTACAGAGGAAGAGATGAATATTTACAATTCACTACTTGAAAACATGATGGAAGAAATTGACGGCATGCCAAAAAAATCTCCGGATCTTCTAATATACTTAAGAGGTTCATTTGATAAACATATGCAACATATCAAAAAAAGAGGTAGAGATTACGAACAAGAAGATAAACAGGTAGAATATTTTAAGCTTCTGCACAGCAGATATGATAAGTGGTTTAGCAAATATGACAAGAGTCCTACACTTGTATTTTCAATTGATGAATTGAGCATCGAAAATCCTGAAGATAGAAAATATATTTTAGAAACAATTGAAACAAAATTAGAAGAAATAAGAGGATAG
- the trhA gene encoding PAQR family membrane homeostasis protein TrhA, translated as MRSNEDELLEQYNKTREDLEKNKLKIKQIKEQTKFTKEEYLNIIKKIEKSDVSNNSELCRIKLYHYNKKINILTEIFNAITHGIGVFIGVVILFLLLIKSKTSIDYIAYSIYASSFILLFLASTLYHSLSFTKAKKVFRIIDHSSIFLLIAGTYTPYLLISLYNKNGLLYFIIIWAIAIIGISIKAVMFDKSKKLGLILYIAMGWISLLMINDLLKSIDIMGIILLALGGLTYTFGVYFYKKKDMLFSHVIWHLFVLGGAILMFMSICFFI; from the coding sequence ATGAGAAGTAATGAAGACGAGCTTTTAGAACAATACAATAAAACAAGAGAAGATTTAGAAAAAAACAAACTTAAAATTAAGCAAATCAAAGAACAAACTAAATTTACCAAAGAAGAATATTTAAATATTATAAAAAAAATAGAAAAATCCGATGTTTCAAATAATTCAGAATTATGCAGGATTAAACTATACCATTACAATAAAAAAATAAATATTTTAACAGAAATATTTAACGCAATCACTCATGGTATTGGTGTTTTCATAGGTGTAGTTATTTTATTTTTACTATTAATAAAATCAAAAACATCTATTGATTATATCGCTTATAGTATATATGCCTCTTCATTCATACTACTTTTTTTAGCTTCGACTTTATATCACAGCTTAAGTTTCACAAAAGCAAAAAAAGTATTTAGAATAATTGACCACTCATCAATATTTTTACTTATAGCAGGTACTTATACACCTTATTTATTAATTAGTTTATATAACAAAAACGGATTACTGTATTTCATAATAATATGGGCTATAGCCATAATTGGAATCAGCATAAAAGCAGTCATGTTTGATAAATCAAAAAAATTAGGATTAATTTTATATATCGCTATGGGCTGGATAAGTTTATTGATGATTAATGACTTACTTAAATCTATTGACATAATGGGTATAATTTTGCTTGCATTAGGAGGACTAACCTATACTTTCGGAGTCTACTTTTACAAGAAAAAAGATATGCTATTTTCTCATGTAATTTGGCATCTATTTGTACTCGGCGGAGCAATATTGATGTTTATGTCCATATGTTTTTTTATTTGA
- a CDS encoding GNAT family N-acetyltransferase, whose product MIKIVFEKDKNRSAAYDADKLVGVCTYNQLNGQWIANHTAVEKEYGGRGIGSKLVECLVENARKEGVKIHPICSFVKTEFDKKEEYRDLLA is encoded by the coding sequence ATGATTAAGATAGTATTTGAAAAAGATAAGAACAGATCAGCAGCATATGATGCAGATAAACTGGTGGGTGTCTGCACATATAATCAATTAAATGGCCAATGGATTGCAAATCACACAGCAGTCGAAAAAGAATATGGGGGAAGAGGGATCGGTTCAAAATTAGTCGAATGCCTTGTTGAAAATGCAAGAAAAGAAGGAGTGAAGATACATCCTATATGTTCTTTTGTGAAAACAGAATTTGATAAAAAAGAAGAGTATAGAGATTTATTAGCATAA
- a CDS encoding S66 family peptidase, with protein sequence MIKPKKLKRGDKIAIVSLSLGILGEEFTKHQRDLAKKRLEEQYGLEVVYMPNSKKGIKYLDENPQARAEDLKAAFKDDSIKAIMTAIGGLDTYRTYEFLLEDEEFIRLVKEKPKLFTGFSDTTMNHLMFQKLGLNTFYGPAYLVDIAELEDDILPYTRKYFDLYFEENDGFEIESADIWYLDRDSYGPDQLEVERPRRQETHGFEVLNNSKGKVTGKLYGGCLDTIGDALLDFIGRGVSQVVEKYAVLPTLEEWKEKVLFIETSGEKMHPEKLENILNEFKNRGILQALKAVIVGKPVDETYYEEYKEIYNKVFSNLDTPVLYNVNFGHSYPRCIIPLGCEIEIDFDNKKLKVIESIFQK encoded by the coding sequence ATGATTAAACCGAAAAAATTAAAAAGAGGCGATAAAATTGCTATTGTAAGTCTATCATTAGGAATTTTAGGTGAAGAGTTTACAAAGCATCAAAGAGATTTGGCTAAAAAAAGATTGGAAGAGCAATATGGTTTGGAAGTTGTTTATATGCCAAATTCTAAAAAGGGAATAAAATATTTGGATGAAAATCCACAAGCTAGAGCTGAAGACTTAAAGGCTGCATTTAAGGATGACTCCATTAAAGCCATTATGACTGCTATAGGTGGACTTGACACATATAGGACATATGAGTTTTTATTAGAAGATGAAGAATTTATTAGATTAGTAAAGGAAAAACCCAAACTATTTACAGGTTTCTCCGATACGACTATGAATCATTTAATGTTTCAAAAATTAGGCTTAAATACATTTTATGGGCCTGCATACTTAGTAGACATTGCAGAGTTGGAAGATGATATTTTACCTTATACAAGAAAATATTTTGATTTATATTTTGAAGAAAATGACGGATTCGAAATAGAAAGTGCTGACATTTGGTATCTGGATCGAGATAGCTACGGACCGGATCAATTAGAAGTTGAAAGACCAAGAAGACAAGAAACACATGGATTTGAAGTCTTAAATAACTCTAAAGGTAAAGTAACCGGCAAATTATATGGTGGTTGTTTAGACACAATTGGAGATGCTCTGTTAGACTTTATAGGAAGAGGAGTTTCACAAGTAGTTGAAAAATATGCAGTTTTACCTACGCTTGAAGAATGGAAAGAAAAAGTTCTGTTTATAGAAACAAGTGGTGAAAAAATGCATCCGGAAAAATTAGAAAACATTCTTAATGAATTTAAAAACAGAGGGATTTTACAAGCACTTAAAGCTGTTATAGTTGGAAAACCCGTTGATGAAACATATTATGAGGAGTACAAGGAAATATATAATAAGGTATTTTCAAATCTAGATACACCAGTCTTATACAATGTAAACTTCGGACATTCATATCCTAGATGTATAATTCCTTTAGGCTGTGAAATAGAGATTGATTTTGACAATAAAAAATTAAAAGTCATAGAATCCATTTTTCAAAAATAA